ATAAAAAGAATGATCAGATTGTCCAGTGTGAGAGATTCTCTCTAAACTGACAGGATCGTGTTTCCTAGGACAGGGCTGGGTAGGCCAAAGACAGGATGGGGGCCAAATTTGGTCAAGGAGAATTTCTGTCATTGGTAATGTTTATGACAAAGATGCACATACCCTTTAATAGTCAAATTCCAATACTTAGAActtatcccataaatatataaattatgccAAGATATATAAGGATTACCCCAAACCATCTTTAATAATAGCATCTAAAAGTCCACAATGGGGGACTAGCTAAATAAAgtacttaaaatgaaataatatacagCTGAAAAAAGAATGAGGCCTATCCATATATGCTGACACAGAAAgacatgcaaaatattttaagccaAAATGGAAGGTGCAGAACAATGTTACAGTATAATCCCATTAACAAATGGGAAGATAGATGCTGCAATACGTACAAAATttttctggaaagatacacagGGAACCATAAATAGTGGTCAACTCTGGAGAGAGGCATTAAGAAACAGTAGCGAAagggaagtttttgttttttatctcatTCCTTTCTATACGTTTGTTTAATAGGAACTAGTCTACCATTACTCTTCctatattatttcaatttcttatgCTGGGCATAAACTATGAATACATATAtagcaaaataaatgtaaataaactgTAGGACAGGGAAGGAGGATATTGCCTGAGTTGGCTTTGACTTCCATTTTATGCTAAacgaaactaaaaaaaatatagttatttttcatgcTTATCAAACAACTCCAAAAATACTTGGTTAGTTACATTTCAGTAGTTTGACCCATACCTTTGAGTGTTCTGAAAGGAAATCTGGAAGGAGATAAACTTGTGCCAGTAGCTCTGTGTAGTCACGACAacgaaaataataaatatgagaaagaatattttcaagaGTGAAATCCTCCAAAGCTTTTTGGTGTTctgaaacaaacaacaacaacaacaaaaaaaaaatcttaaaataattaatttcaccTGCTTCATTTAAAGGACATCCATATTacggaaaacatttttttaaacttctagaGAAAATAAGGACTGCACAatcaaaaaataacataaaacaaagcaaatgaaagCAGTCAATCCAGAAGCcattgaatttataattaattgAAAGGACAAGAACCTGAATacaaattaccttttaaaaaagttattttaaaaatcaaacacttTATTTCCACATAACATGCACCCAAAAAACCTCCCAAACACTTTTAACAATTCAATTAATGCAGTTAAGTCGTCAGTTTTATACTATTCAAAGCCCCCCCAAAGTCAATCAGTTTAACAATGCAAACATTTCCAGATGTGGTTTTCAAAGCTACCTTTGGTTTTGGAAAAATGAGAATGGGAGTCAATATATACTGGAATCCATTTAACAACATTTGCTTATATTAAGGTGTCCAACATTAGCTTATATCTGGCAAATTGGAATATGATGATTTGAAATCATACACTGGAATACATATATAGGTTTTGCCCCAAAGGTCCTGCAGTAAGAAGGGAGGACcataaaaggggaagaaaaggtcAGGCTAGGCtgtggaatttctttttctgtaacagAGATATAAGAGTTTCACAGTAGTATACTATCAATCATTAAGCTTCAGGTTCCAGATGGTCTCTTGCTGAGGTTTCGGATGAACACAAATGCAACTTACTTttattacacagaaaaaaaaaaggatcatttGCTAACTTACCTTCTCTTATGTGTGTTCCTGCTATAAGCTGAAGGTGCTGAATGCAGGCAGTAGCAAGGTCTACCACTCTATCAACCATAAAACTTCCCTCTGTATCAATGAAAACCGCTTCACCTGCCACTCCTCCAAAACATTCTGGTATCTGCACATCTACTGCCAACTGAATACTGTCAAGAGAAAAGTCAAATGATCAAATTATTATCATGATCATCTAAGACAGTGTTTTTTAAACTCCAGAGAACAAACAGTTACccctaaaatttttataaatgcaaatattctccCCAAGGCAACAGAAATATCTGACTCTGTATGACTCTAGATATATGTGAATCAACTGATGCTTGGATTAGGGGGTAGACATGCCTATAAAACCAAGATTAAgaactttttaatgatttttaggCCTCTGGAAACAGAATCCTTTTCTTATTATACATAAACCTACTTTGAAACATCTgactttcaaatatattctcaGGAGTGAATTAATAAAGTAGAAGCTGCTTTTGTTTACCCTTATGACTGCACTACATTGTTGCAAAAGAAACATTTGATATCAAAATAATTGCATCAATTTATCAAGATGGGGTACTGAAGTAACACAAATGTGATTTTAAGTTGGTTTTAGTTTGacacacaaataaaattaagagcACATACATGCCTCTTTTGGTCTCCTGACTGAAAACCAACAGCACAATACTgtcttacatattttaatatattaagccCACCCTTAAGaagggaacattttattttaccataattgtgttTTTCCAACGCCTGGTGCAccacaaatttctgttgttttcattaAGGGTACTCCACCCCCAAGAATATTATCTAGTGCTGAACAGAAGGTAATTATGAAGCCCTGGGTATGCTCCTGCTCAAGAAGTTCCAGTGCTGTACACTTCTTGCCTGACTCAGATGTACCAGCATATCTTGGTTTATTTGTGAGACATTCTCTTCTTATAATTTGCAGAGTTTCTAAGGCTTCCTCTTTTGATATCCCAACTtctgaaagtaaaattaaaaaaatcctaattttAGAGACTTAAAACAGTCTAATATAATAATGGGTTAccttcattaattttaatttttagataagAATGATATTAAAAGTAgggaaacataaaaatgtaacattcctttaactatttaatttttcaacttAATAAAGGCAGTTGTCTCTGTTTTCTTAGTTGTCACATAAAGATTTACCTATTCAACTAAAGCATTTCTGGGTCTgggaggtggctcacacctgtaattctagcactctgggaggccaaggaagaaggatcacttgaggttaggagttcgagaccagcctgagcaagagcaagacccccgtctctactaaaaacagaaaaaattagctgggcaactaaaaatagaaaaaattagcagggcatggtggtgtgtgcttctagtcccaactatttgggaggctgaggcaggaggattgcttgagcccagttgttttaggttgctgtgagctaggctaatgccacggtactctagcccaagcaacagagcaagactctgtctcaaaaaaaaaaaaaaaaaggcatttctgAGTACCTATTAAGAGTGTCTCAGGGGgtagaaatgaaaatgtactaGCAGTCAGTCCTTTTACTATCCTTTTTGGTCTTATGAAGCCATAATTATCTTGCTCTCATAAGGTTTACAAATTTTTTTCAGGTGAGAAAGAAAATGGCTGTTTTGACTTCCTAAAATAAGGTACAACTTTAAGAAGTGAATGTGCATAATAAAACCTTTGCCAgggacagtggctcatgcctgtaatcccagcaccttgggaggccaaggggtcgagatcagcctgggcaacacagtaagaccctgtctccacaaaaaattgtttaaaaattagctgagcttggtggtatgcacctgtagtcccagctactgaggcaggaggatcacttgagcccaggagtttgaggctgtagcaCACTGTCATGGtacctatgaatagccactgcactccagtgtgggcaacatagcaCTTTTCACAGAAACACTGATGTAATTAATACACGTATCACtccaaaatatttaataggaACAATTTTTCAATGCACAAATATCTTAAACAATATACTTATACTTCCTCAACTACACAATTTCATTCCTGACAATATGGCCTGAGAAAAGGAAATGGCAATTACATGGCAAGCTGCTAAGGAAATAATAGTGAGGATGATAACACTTTTCAGTATGATATATCAGTGATATATCAGTGCTTGATTTGGTAATGATATGAACTATAAATGCAATGCTAATCAAAGACAATGGTGGTAGCTGGGCAGgatggcatgctcctgtagtaccagctactcgggaggctgaagtggggacgatagcttgagcccacgagttgaGACCATCCTGGGATACAGCAAGGCCCCATCTGTCTAGAAAGCCAATGGTGGCGATAAGTATATAAGAAATGTAAATCCTATCCAATGCAAGAGGCTGAACTCTGGAGCAAGACTGCTAGGGTTTGTAAATCCTGACTGCACCATTCCCTGGCACCACCCTGCCCCCCACAATCACTGGAACCTGTGAAACCACACCactcactgtgtgactttgagcaagttgtTATCAAACTTTTGTCTgcctcagatttttttcttctataaaaaggGAACAAGGCCCAgaatagtggctcatgcctgtaaccctagcactttgggaagccaaagtgggaggatcaccggaggccaggagttcaagaccagcctgagcaacacagcaagaccctgcctctacaaaagatacaaaaattagccaggcctgtagtcccggctactcaggaggattacttgagcccaagagttttaggttgcagtgagctatgatgatgccactgcactctagccctggcaaagAGTGAGatattgtctcaaaaaaaaaaaaaaaaaaaagaggagacaaTACACGTAGCAAGCTTGGTAGAATACAGGGCCATCCAAAACGGTCAATAATTGTTAACGATTATTATTCAGAGTCTCTCACTTCTTTGGAAAACCAActtgttgaaagaaaaagagCCCATCAAACGTTAGGGGATACAGTCTGTGGTATCACTTAAAACAAATAGTTAAGGTTATGTCCACAATACTTATTCTTGAGTGGTGAGTTGAAACCTCCTTACTTTCCATCACTAAGGGCAATAACTTAAGATTCTGTTCCATCTTCTTCAGCAAACAGCACAGGTCTGGGCATACTATAGTGTAACGTACACAGCGAGAATGACCACAGCCAGCTTCATTTTTTTACATCTCAGGATGCTGTGATACTCAGCAATGTGTAACTTTGCAGTGCACTAGATTACGAGCTTTTGGGTTTTTCAGTGAATTAAGGGAGAGAAAGGATGTCTTTTTTCTACTGCTTTCTCCAGGTTTTGGGGAATTCTACTCCCTTTCTCACTCTTAGTGTCTACAGACACTTCACGAATCCTGCCTAGATAGAATTAAGATCCCGCTGTGGATCTTGAAGAGCGAAAATTAGACAGCTTGTCTGGTTTCGATTCTAGACTCCACTGTTACCTAGCCCAGTTATCATGTAGTTACTTAACCTCCTCAAGATGAGAGATCAGTTCTCTCTTCTATATATTGAACATAATATTCCATGTAAGAGGGTTCTTTTGGGTATAAACAAGATAATTCACAAAGCATTCAGCAGGCACTGCCACAGAAAAAGCAATTAACAAATGGTTTCACGACCACAGTTCTAATCATTTGGACAATCTTTAAGTGGAGTTAAACAGCTCTTTCACGTTGTAAATGCTGCGGCCGGCCGTGGGAGGCAGCAGATTCTGGCGGAGACGGGGTTGCAGCCTGAGGCGGGAGAAAAAAAGGGGGCGGAACCAAGGGCGGCCCGGTGTGCCTGAGCTTGCCGTCTGGAGTCGTTACCTTTGCTGAGCTCGGAGGGTTTCACCTCTAGTAGTTCCTCTGCAGTCTGGAAACCAGCAGACACGAGCTTCACCCGCACCGCCGGAGAGAGCGGGAAACTCACTAAATCCCGCTGCATTTCAAAGCGGTAACCCTACGCGCGCAATCGCGCAGACACAGAGCCGCTAAACCCCGCGCCAGCCAAACTCCGCCTGCCAGCGCCCGGCCGTGCCGTGTGACGTCAGGCGTAAAGTGGAAGGGGCGGGGTCTGCGGCCTTGTCGCACGAGGTTTTAGGCTTTGCCTCTGTGCGGTGGCATGTAAATTTTCACACTTCGGCACCATTTCCGTTGTGATTTCTTCAAATCCCCTTTAGGCTTTCCCAGTCAAATGTACATCCTGACAGTAACGAGATGGATGGGGACTGTAGGGTCAAGAGGTAGGCCTAGAAGGTTCTACACATTATGTTTCCTCACCTCCACCCTGGCCTGTCGGGTGGAAGCCTCAGAATCTTTAATAGGAACGATCTTCCAGAGTGAGAGTAGTGAGAGTAATGAATGCACACCAGTTTTTTTGGTGTGAAAAGTCCAAGAAACAGTCATGTAAGGATTAATCTGCGCGTCCATTATAGGGTTCCAGTTTCTTGCCGGCCGTCCCCCTTGCCTGCCCCCCCTCGCTTTTCTCGCCCTCGCGAGGCATTGTGGGCCAGCCCCCCACCACCGCGGGCGTCCTTGGCGCCCAATCCCCGCACCCACCCACGCCTTCCCCGCGAGTCGAGTCTGGAGTCTGGAGCATGGAGGTTTCTGAGACCGTTAGTGCTACATGGCCTGCCTAGCTTAAGAAGTAGCCGGAAAAGTAAGCAAATAATGTCCCCACCGTGGACTGGGCCTGGGCTCCTCGGGTCCTGAGAGGGAGGGATTGGGCTGCGCAAGAGCTGTTCTGGTACAGAATTGGGAATGGGGTGTTCATGGCGTAGAGGTGACCGCTTCTAAAATACAGAACTTTAGGGGAACTAGGAGGCAGTTTGAACGGTGATTTGTGAGGTCTTTCCTTGCCTAGGTATGATTTATTTAGAAGAGTAACATTCCCTACCTATTGGCGACGATTCTTAGCCTTGACTTTTCTTCCCAGCTTAAGGGAACTCTTTAAATATTGCAAATCAGAGTCCTTTAAGTGCATAAGGTCTACGGAAGGAAACAACATATGTTGAGCACCTCAGCAAGTCCCACAGTTTCAAATGCTCCATGAGGAAGATAAGGATATAGAAGCCCAGCACAGTTTTCTTGAAGCCAAAATTCAAGCGTAGTATCCTTTTTACTACCGCGAGCTGCCTCCAAACTGTAAACACCTATTGGAGGGAAGAATGCGAGAAGCATTTGTACCCCATTTGGTAGGTCAGGGAAGGTCTGAGAGGACTGGTCAAAATGTGGTTCGCCGCTAAGTATATTGCTTAACTTCTAATATGAGCTGCGTCTGGGCACTCACTGGATATTAGATAAATATTGTCCTCAGGAAGAATTCATGCTTATGTTTATAAAGCAACTAGATTCTTGGGCAAGGAAGAGATGGTGTTACCACATTCAGCAATAGCCCTTTAGTTTGGTCAAACCCATTGGAATCGGTCACATTTAGAATTTTGCTTTATTGGCGGCGGAGAGT
The Eulemur rufifrons isolate Redbay chromosome 9, OSU_ERuf_1, whole genome shotgun sequence DNA segment above includes these coding regions:
- the RAD51C gene encoding DNA repair protein RAD51 homolog 3 — its product is MQRDLVSFPLSPAVRVKLVSAGFQTAEELLEVKPSELSKEVGISKEEALETLQIIRRECLTNKPRYAGTSESGKKCTALELLEQEHTQGFIITFCSALDNILGGGVPLMKTTEICGAPGVGKTQLCIQLAVDVQIPECFGGVAGEAVFIDTEGSFMVDRVVDLATACIQHLQLIAGTHIREEHQKALEDFTLENILSHIYYFRCRDYTELLAQVYLLPDFLSEHSKVRLVIVDGIAFPFRHDLDDLSLRTRLLNGLAQQMISLANNYKLAVILTNQMTTKIDKNQALLVPALGESWGHAATIRLIFHWDRKQRLATLYKSPSQKESTVLFQITPQGFRDAVVATACSLETEGSLNSRKRSREPEEEQ